In a single window of the candidate division WOR-1 bacterium RIFOXYB2_FULL_36_35 genome:
- a CDS encoding 50S ribosomal protein L7/L12 — MSKVEEVISLVEGLTVLELSDLVKQMEDKFGVTAAAPVAVAAAQGAGAAYEAEVKDEFDVILTSAGDKKIQVLKVVREVTGLGLKEAKELVDSAPKPVKEALKKEEAEEIKKKLEAEGAKVEIK; from the coding sequence ATGTCAAAGGTAGAGGAAGTTATAAGCCTGGTGGAAGGTTTGACTGTTTTGGAATTGTCGGATTTAGTTAAGCAGATGGAAGATAAATTTGGGGTTACTGCTGCTGCTCCTGTTGCTGTTGCTGCCGCTCAGGGCGCTGGCGCAGCTTACGAAGCTGAGGTAAAAGATGAATTCGATGTGATTTTAACTTCAGCTGGAGATAAAAAAATTCAAGTTTTAAAGGTTGTCCGTGAGGTTACAGGACTTGGATTAAAAGAAGCGAAGGAATTGGTTGATTCTGCGCCAAAGCCCGTAAAGGAAGCTCTTAAAAAGGAAGAAGCCGAGGAAATTAAGAAAAAGCTCGAAGCAGAAGGAGCAAAGGTAGAGATTAAGTGA
- a CDS encoding 50S ribosomal protein L10, which yields MTVRTKHLKQQKVEKVSDIKERIASSNVIILTDYQGMTVKQLTELRKKLYQNDAEFTVVKNRYFIKALPEKLSSLEAKLKGTIATLFGSKDLISPVKTLMDFIGENEKPKIIAGVVEDEICDDNKIKTLSKLPGKKELLSKVVGGLKSPLYNVVSVMQGPIRKLVYAMDDLRKKKSEGGEK from the coding sequence ATGACAGTTAGGACAAAACATTTAAAACAACAAAAAGTTGAAAAAGTTAGTGATATAAAAGAAAGAATAGCGTCTTCAAATGTAATTATCTTGACTGACTATCAGGGGATGACAGTTAAACAGCTTACAGAACTCAGAAAAAAATTGTATCAGAACGACGCAGAATTTACAGTGGTAAAGAACCGTTATTTTATAAAAGCTTTGCCTGAAAAATTAAGTTCTTTGGAGGCGAAACTTAAAGGGACTATTGCCACTTTGTTTGGCTCAAAAGATCTTATTTCTCCGGTAAAGACCTTAATGGATTTTATAGGTGAAAACGAAAAGCCTAAAATTATTGCTGGTGTTGTTGAGGATGAAATTTGCGATGACAATAAAATCAAAACCCTTTCAAAATTACCTGGGAAAAAGGAACTTCTATCAAAAGTTGTTGGAGGCTTAAAATCCCCGCTTTATAATGTTGTTTCTGTTATGCAAGGCCCGATTCGCAAACTAGTTTATGCTATGGATGATTTAAGAAAGAAAAAATCTGAAGGAGGTGAGAAATAA
- a CDS encoding 50S ribosomal protein L1, with the protein MSKKYNEKKKIIDPLKKYEIDEGLSLVKETAWAKFPESVDLAVKLNLSSKKPESVRGLVSLPHGSGKTKRIAVITSSDRVEEAKNNGADVAGSQDLVDQIQKGFLDFDVLLATPDMMPSVGKLGKILGTKGLMPNPKSGTVSQDLKAIKAFKTGNMEFRMDKTGVIHLSIGKVDFSAEKIKDNLLVAIEAIKKSKPSSVKGEYFGSVSISSTMGPGIKLNIRAMETT; encoded by the coding sequence TTGAGTAAAAAGTATAACGAAAAAAAGAAAATAATAGACCCGTTAAAAAAATATGAGATAGATGAAGGGCTCAGCTTGGTCAAAGAGACAGCTTGGGCTAAATTTCCTGAATCTGTTGATTTGGCTGTTAAGTTAAATCTATCTTCGAAGAAGCCTGAGTCAGTGAGAGGGTTGGTCTCCTTGCCTCACGGAAGTGGAAAAACTAAGCGAATTGCTGTTATTACTTCTTCAGACAGAGTGGAAGAAGCTAAAAACAACGGAGCAGATGTTGCTGGTTCTCAAGACTTGGTAGATCAAATACAAAAAGGTTTTCTTGATTTTGATGTTTTATTGGCAACTCCAGATATGATGCCATCAGTTGGAAAACTGGGTAAAATTCTTGGGACAAAGGGTTTAATGCCTAATCCAAAATCCGGCACTGTCAGTCAAGATCTAAAGGCAATAAAAGCTTTTAAAACTGGCAATATGGAGTTTAGAATGGATAAAACCGGAGTAATTCATTTGTCTATAGGTAAGGTTGATTTTAGCGCGGAAAAAATAAAAGATAATTTATTGGTTGCTATTGAGGCCATAAAAAAAAGCAAGCCTTCTTCAGTGAAAGGTGAATATTTTGGTTCTGTTTCTATTTCTTCAACAATGGGGCCAGGAATAAAGCTTAATATTAGAGCTATGGAGACAACGTAA
- a CDS encoding 50S ribosomal protein L11 produces the protein MAEQSKKGKKKKEVLTKIKLQIPAGKANPAPPIGPALGQHGINIMEFCKAYNAKTSDKGDTVIPVEITVYKDRSFDFILKTPPAATLIKKAAGIDKASAEPNRNKIGKISKEDLKKIAEIKMEDLNASKLDAAMKIIEGTARSMGVTVE, from the coding sequence ATGGCTGAGCAGTCTAAAAAAGGTAAAAAGAAAAAAGAGGTATTAACGAAAATAAAATTACAGATACCTGCAGGAAAAGCCAATCCCGCCCCTCCTATTGGTCCTGCTCTTGGACAACATGGTATTAACATTATGGAGTTTTGTAAGGCTTATAATGCCAAGACCTCTGATAAGGGCGATACTGTTATTCCTGTAGAGATAACAGTATATAAAGATCGTTCTTTTGATTTTATTTTAAAGACTCCACCAGCAGCAACTCTTATTAAAAAGGCTGCCGGCATTGACAAAGCTTCTGCCGAGCCTAATAGAAATAAAATCGGGAAAATATCTAAAGAAGATCTTAAGAAAATTGCGGAAATTAAAATGGAAGACTTAAATGCCAGTAAACTTGATGCTGCTATGAAGATAATTGAGGGGACAGCGCGTTCCATGGGAGTAACAGTTGAGTAA
- a CDS encoding transcription termination/antitermination factor NusG, with product MTDEGEGVKDVIVGEEAAANKRWYVVQTYSGQEDKVKQAIEKNIDRLGLRERVFQILIPEEDIVELRGKKRIEKKKKMFPGYIFLEMILTDETWHEIRQTPGVARFIGTKIKPTPVIDREMQRVLKQIGVKAERLEVAFEKGEVIRIVSGPFRGYTGSIDEINVDREKLKVLINIFGRDTPVEVNFEHAEKVV from the coding sequence ATGACTGATGAAGGTGAGGGGGTTAAGGATGTTATTGTTGGGGAGGAAGCGGCTGCCAATAAAAGGTGGTATGTTGTTCAAACTTATTCAGGGCAAGAAGACAAGGTAAAGCAAGCTATTGAAAAAAATATAGATCGTTTGGGATTAAGAGAGAGAGTTTTTCAGATTTTGATTCCGGAAGAAGATATTGTCGAGTTAAGAGGAAAGAAGAGGATAGAAAAGAAGAAAAAGATGTTTCCCGGTTATATTTTCCTCGAGATGATTTTAACTGACGAAACCTGGCATGAGATAAGGCAGACCCCCGGAGTTGCTAGATTCATTGGGACCAAAATAAAGCCCACGCCTGTTATAGACAGGGAGATGCAAAGAGTTTTAAAGCAGATTGGGGTTAAGGCAGAAAGACTTGAGGTTGCTTTTGAGAAGGGTGAGGTTATAAGAATTGTTAGCGGACCGTTTAGAGGATATACCGGATCTATCGACGAGATAAATGTTGACCGTGAAAAATTGAAAGTTTTAATTAATATTTTTGGTAGAGACACACCTGTTGAGGTTAATTTTGAACATGCGGAAAAGGTTGTATGA
- a CDS encoding preprotein translocase subunit SecE gives MAGGNGKRFVKMSENNKKKNVVDVVKSYIKETQAEAKKVSWPSRQYVFTATLIIIVMVLVLSFVLSFLDYGLTNAILFLTRIRL, from the coding sequence ATGGCTGGTGGTAATGGTAAAAGATTTGTAAAAATGAGTGAGAATAATAAAAAAAAGAATGTTGTTGATGTTGTTAAGTCTTATATAAAAGAGACTCAGGCGGAGGCAAAAAAGGTTTCTTGGCCCAGTAGGCAGTATGTGTTTACTGCTACATTAATAATAATAGTAATGGTTTTAGTTTTGTCTTTTGTGCTTTCTTTTTTGGATTATGGGTTGACGAATGCTATTTTATTTTTAACGAGGATACGTTTATAA